Proteins from one Parvibaculum lavamentivorans DS-1 genomic window:
- a CDS encoding ATP-binding protein, with protein sequence MDIETSGAIRLFFPNPSLTLVYFEALANALDAGATDVSIDIDVQAFDKPDTLKITVSDNGDGFTDENFERFRKLLRPRDKFHKGIGRLVFLNYFARVDVDSAREKWRRTFTFKDGFDGNAPLQAVADQQEAKTSLIFSGFAKERVKSYDDLKPDALKPLLIEQFLPTLDARKREGKAFKISINLTTNESNAQKEFFPQAAEITPADLPAMTKITIQDDTLDAISTIDMHYHIAPVSGKGSSLVAFSIDGRTIPANLIPPSSFPPGYLCVFLFESELFHSNADSSRQRLVLPEGTPEAHLFRVLRRELGKVLAENIPQITERNEKTKETFEEQFPHLLGFFEADTVGLIDRDDALSIAQQRFFKEQKAILQSEKLSDASYEKSLEMSSRTLTEYILYRDKIIRRMKEMTGGNAESEIHNLIVPRFKEYSQSSMPSEVYQNNAWLLDDKFMVFRTILSEKSMDAVINAIRLDDEIVGDTGRPDIAMIFSADPNDTTPVDVVVVEIKKKTDDEKDNSYAVNQLLDRAGKLVAHCPNIQRVWYYAIMNVNDTMAFRLRQLKWTPFFSKGRVYYQEFETPHPDGRVIPTPTFVVSFDAIIADAEGRNHTFLEILREGMKKYADENGDSKSSGDE encoded by the coding sequence ATGGATATTGAAACCTCCGGGGCGATCAGGCTGTTTTTCCCCAACCCGTCGTTGACCCTCGTCTATTTTGAAGCGCTGGCCAATGCGCTGGATGCGGGCGCGACCGACGTGTCGATCGATATCGACGTTCAAGCTTTCGACAAGCCAGACACGTTGAAAATTACCGTTTCGGACAACGGCGATGGCTTCACCGACGAGAATTTTGAGCGGTTCCGGAAACTGCTGCGGCCAAGAGATAAATTCCACAAGGGCATCGGCCGCCTCGTCTTCCTCAACTATTTCGCTCGTGTGGATGTTGATAGCGCTCGCGAAAAATGGCGGAGAACCTTCACCTTCAAGGACGGCTTCGACGGCAATGCGCCGCTGCAGGCCGTTGCAGATCAACAGGAAGCGAAAACTTCGCTGATTTTCAGCGGCTTCGCCAAAGAGCGTGTTAAGTCATACGACGACCTGAAGCCGGATGCACTTAAGCCGCTTCTGATTGAGCAATTTCTGCCAACGCTTGACGCGCGCAAGCGCGAAGGCAAGGCATTCAAGATCTCTATAAATCTGACGACTAACGAAAGTAACGCGCAAAAGGAGTTCTTCCCTCAGGCAGCCGAAATAACACCGGCTGATTTGCCGGCAATGACCAAGATTACCATCCAGGATGATACACTTGATGCCATCTCGACCATTGACATGCACTATCATATTGCCCCCGTATCGGGGAAAGGAAGTTCCCTCGTCGCCTTCAGCATCGACGGCCGAACGATACCGGCAAACCTGATTCCCCCTTCGTCGTTTCCGCCGGGCTATCTCTGCGTCTTTCTCTTCGAGTCCGAACTCTTCCACTCGAATGCGGACAGCTCCCGGCAAAGGCTTGTTCTGCCCGAGGGAACGCCCGAGGCTCATCTTTTTCGCGTTCTGCGCCGCGAACTGGGCAAGGTTTTGGCGGAGAATATCCCGCAGATCACCGAGCGGAATGAAAAAACCAAAGAAACATTTGAAGAGCAATTCCCGCATTTGCTCGGATTTTTTGAGGCCGACACCGTTGGCCTGATCGACCGGGACGATGCGCTGTCGATCGCGCAACAGCGATTTTTCAAAGAACAGAAGGCAATACTTCAGTCCGAAAAACTGAGCGACGCCTCATATGAAAAATCATTGGAGATGTCTTCCCGAACGCTGACCGAATATATCCTGTATCGGGATAAAATCATTCGGCGAATGAAGGAGATGACGGGCGGAAACGCGGAATCCGAAATACACAATCTGATCGTTCCCCGCTTCAAGGAGTATTCGCAAAGCTCCATGCCGTCGGAAGTTTACCAGAACAATGCCTGGTTGCTCGATGACAAGTTCATGGTTTTCAGGACCATTCTGAGCGAGAAGAGCATGGATGCCGTCATCAATGCCATACGCTTGGATGACGAAATCGTAGGAGACACAGGCCGGCCGGATATTGCGATGATCTTCTCGGCAGACCCCAACGACACGACGCCGGTCGATGTCGTTGTAGTTGAGATCAAAAAGAAGACGGATGACGAGAAAGACAATTCCTACGCTGTAAATCAGCTTCTGGACCGCGCCGGCAAGCTCGTTGCGCATTGTCCGAACATTCAGCGCGTTTGGTACTACGCGATTATGAACGTCAACGACACAATGGCCTTTCGCTTAAGGCAACTTAAGTGGACGCCCTTTTTCTCGAAGGGCAGGGTTTATTATCAGGAATTCGAGACGCCACATCCTGATGGCCGCGTCATCCCGACACCGACCTTCGTGGTCTCTTTCGATGCGATCATCGCTGATGCCGAAGGCAGGAACCACACCTTCCTCGAAATCCTGCGGGAAGGCATGAAAAAATACGCTGACGAAAATGGTGACAGCAAATCGTCTGGCGACGAATAA
- a CDS encoding RNA-binding domain-containing protein, with protein MTRDDLVAALQSIEWNDIEFKEAAWAVPKDALSTVSAFANTEGGHLVFGVKQANGTFTVTGVTDADKIQNDFLGQVRDSNKVSVFLPIGGTVHDLAEGTVLAFYIPEAERHQKPVYLDGNPKKAHIRRGGRDDTCTGDELLRFIRDASNIRYDAETLDVDIGRCFDEASVRWYRARFAASNPGKDTAADDITFLRNWGFLVEQGGVLRPSRAAILVLGSGEYVRQVLPRMVTDVQLYRNASTEYDSTVRWADRLSVEDNLIKAWQAIVEFYYRHSERPFAVDATTMRRDDDPPDYISFREAAINLLIHQDFGDTTRVPVIRFFRDQTEFFNPGDAFASREQLLDPGDKEVRNPSIVSAFRRIGLSDQGGTGVRAIFDGWRKLGYLPPEIENRRAEKSFRLRLCKVKLITEAQLLAQASLGAHLSEHEAAVFAFLLRSGQVDVADIKALTGLTGAQALDLAQRLTVQVLTEPLGEAAHTWRLVPHLRTRFAAETAEDTTDQPTGAETVVAGATDQVTEQVAQEQPGLDRSLDRLTEVQWHIVGYADVPRSLAELMAHAGYRQRPHFVATHMEPLLAGGVLRPTIPDKPRSSRQRYVLTEAGIQLKLLHEQVAAKPDEENGY; from the coding sequence ATGACCAGAGACGACCTCGTCGCCGCGCTCCAATCCATCGAATGGAACGACATCGAATTCAAGGAAGCAGCCTGGGCTGTGCCCAAGGACGCGCTTTCGACTGTCAGCGCCTTCGCCAACACGGAAGGCGGGCACCTGGTGTTCGGCGTCAAGCAGGCCAACGGCACATTTACCGTCACCGGCGTGACCGATGCTGATAAAATACAAAACGACTTTCTGGGCCAAGTTCGAGATTCAAACAAAGTCAGCGTATTTTTGCCCATAGGCGGCACGGTTCACGACTTGGCCGAAGGCACAGTTCTGGCCTTTTATATCCCCGAAGCCGAGCGGCATCAGAAACCGGTCTATCTCGACGGCAATCCGAAAAAAGCTCACATTCGTCGTGGTGGGCGCGATGACACCTGCACAGGCGATGAGTTGCTGCGCTTCATTCGTGATGCGTCGAATATCCGCTACGACGCCGAAACGCTCGATGTGGATATTGGCCGGTGTTTCGACGAAGCCTCTGTGCGTTGGTATCGTGCGCGCTTTGCCGCCAGCAACCCCGGCAAAGACACCGCTGCTGACGACATCACATTCCTGCGGAACTGGGGCTTTCTGGTCGAGCAAGGCGGCGTGCTGCGCCCTAGCCGCGCCGCCATTCTGGTGCTGGGCAGCGGTGAATATGTCCGGCAGGTACTGCCGCGCATGGTCACGGACGTACAACTCTACCGCAATGCCAGCACTGAATATGATTCCACCGTCCGCTGGGCCGACCGCCTCTCGGTGGAGGACAACCTTATCAAGGCTTGGCAGGCCATTGTGGAGTTCTACTACCGCCACAGCGAGCGCCCCTTTGCCGTCGACGCGACCACCATGCGGCGTGACGACGACCCGCCCGACTACATCTCCTTCCGCGAAGCCGCGATCAATCTGCTGATCCATCAGGATTTCGGCGACACCACCCGTGTGCCGGTCATCCGCTTCTTCCGTGACCAGACCGAGTTCTTCAATCCTGGCGACGCCTTTGCCTCACGCGAGCAACTGCTCGATCCGGGCGATAAGGAGGTTCGCAACCCCAGCATCGTCAGCGCCTTCCGCCGCATCGGGCTGTCCGATCAGGGCGGCACCGGCGTGCGCGCCATCTTCGACGGCTGGCGCAAACTGGGCTACCTGCCGCCTGAGATCGAGAACCGCAGGGCCGAAAAAAGCTTCCGCCTGCGCTTGTGCAAGGTAAAGCTCATTACTGAAGCTCAGCTTCTTGCGCAGGCAAGCCTTGGCGCACACCTGTCCGAGCACGAGGCGGCGGTGTTTGCCTTCCTGCTGCGCAGCGGCCAGGTCGATGTAGCGGACATCAAGGCGCTGACTGGTCTTACTGGCGCGCAGGCGCTGGATCTGGCGCAGCGCCTGACTGTGCAAGTGCTGACGGAACCGCTCGGCGAGGCGGCCCACACATGGCGGCTGGTCCCTCACTTGCGCACCCGCTTCGCCGCCGAAACGGCTGAAGATACCACGGATCAACCGACTGGCGCGGAAACGGTGGTGGCAGGCGCTACCGATCAAGTCACCGAACAAGTTGCACAGGAACAGCCCGGACTTGATCGGTCACTTGATCGGTTGACGGAGGTGCAGTGGCATATCGTCGGCTACGCCGATGTCCCGCGCTCGCTGGCCGAACTGATGGCTCACGCCGGCTATCGCCAACGACCGCACTTCGTTGCCACGCATATGGAGCCGCTCCTAGCCGGCGGCGTACTGCGCCCAACTATCCCGGACAAGCCGCGCTCGTCGCGGCAACGCTACGTGCTCACAGAAGCGGGCATCCAACTCAAGCTGCTGCACGAACAGGTCGCGGCCAAGCCGGACGAAGAAAATGGATATTGA
- a CDS encoding DUF6079 family protein, whose translation MKYKDLIQFEQIESVVQLLDADRPNEAKKLVSTFVISDDMAERIAKLMVPQLGFDESVDHKGVLIVGNYGTGKSHLMSVLSLVAEDAAYAPMIRHPKVVDAVASIAGRFKVLRIEVGGLEMPLRQIITQQIERFLKKLGVDFTFPSADQELNNKDSFEEMMAAFGEKFPDQGLLLVVDEFLEYLQSRRDHELVLDLAILRQIGEVAKHLKFRFVAGVQEAIFDSGRFQHVADSIRRVNERFTQILIDRQDVSFVVSARLLKKSADQQNKIREYLKPFAKFYGSMNERMDEYVRLFPVHPDYLKTFEQIHFTEKRGALKTIEAAMQAILDQDVPTDRPQLIAYESFWNTVKSNQVLRADPNIKEVLRVSEVLESRIQQAFTRPTYKPMALRVVNGLAVHRLTTGGDIHIPIGPTAAELRDSLCLFQPGVGDMPGEPAENLLSMVQTVMREVLKTVNGQFISKAADTEQYYLDLKKDVDYDAQIDKRAEALSDDALDRAYYSAVKTLMECSDDLRYPGFQIWQYQIEWQEHRVERLGYLFFGGPNDRPTAQPERDFYIYFIQPFDKGQRTYSQQPDEVFFRLKALDEGYRRHLSQYAASLDLGSTASGGAKAVYQSKAQDALRAMSKWLQEKQLTAFEVTYQGKAKTLQDWAKGVSLRDRARLGPEERINFRDIVNIVSGLVLSQHFADIAPEYPKFPVLVTEANRKSLIASTLRALAGGTRTKDATAVLDALEMLDGERIDPASSRYAQEVLNRLKAKGHGQVLNRNELVAGATDVEYFSPAKHRLEPDLLVVVLGALAYSGDIVLAITGDKIDSGKLSLLAERSLDELKQFKHIEAPKEINLAVLRALFELLDLPSGLAQKASQGDTEPVIALQEKISALVPRVLRAGSDLQQGKLAFWGQNLLREEEAKDWYARLDALKKFTESLSPYNTVGKLKNLRTTQEDIDIQKKNLDVLAGVERLLELIGELGGAASYLSQAEMILQPGHDWVKQAEAARKALFDKLAEDRTAERAAAILGEGRQTLAGLKKDYVTAYIASHSKARLGVAEEKTRNALRRDDRLLSLRVLAGVSLMPTSQLTGFEDALNGLKSCSALDEPTLLRTPVCPHCQFRPSAEQLELLPAASRLNKLDDDLDQLQANWQQTLLENLEDPFTQDSLGLLPAASKALIDAFLAARKLPEPVTTDFANAVQEALSGLEKITVKADELRQALLQGGSPATPDELRKRFDALISERGKGKDATKLRFVIE comes from the coding sequence ATGAAGTACAAAGATCTTATTCAATTCGAGCAAATCGAGTCGGTCGTTCAACTGCTCGACGCCGACCGTCCCAACGAAGCCAAGAAGCTCGTCTCGACGTTTGTCATCTCCGATGACATGGCCGAGCGCATTGCCAAGCTCATGGTGCCGCAGCTCGGCTTCGACGAATCTGTCGATCACAAGGGTGTGCTCATCGTCGGCAACTACGGCACCGGTAAATCGCACCTGATGTCGGTGCTATCGCTGGTGGCCGAAGACGCCGCCTATGCGCCGATGATCCGACACCCCAAAGTGGTGGATGCGGTCGCGTCCATCGCGGGGCGCTTCAAGGTGCTGCGCATCGAGGTCGGCGGTCTTGAAATGCCGTTGCGCCAGATCATCACCCAGCAGATCGAACGATTCCTCAAGAAACTCGGCGTCGATTTCACGTTCCCAAGCGCTGATCAGGAACTGAACAACAAGGACTCCTTCGAGGAGATGATGGCTGCGTTCGGCGAGAAGTTCCCGGATCAGGGGCTTTTGCTCGTAGTGGACGAGTTCCTCGAATATCTGCAATCGCGTCGCGATCACGAACTGGTGCTCGACCTAGCCATCCTGCGTCAGATCGGCGAAGTCGCCAAGCATTTGAAATTCCGCTTCGTTGCGGGTGTGCAGGAAGCCATCTTCGATAGCGGAAGGTTCCAGCACGTGGCCGACAGCATACGCCGCGTCAATGAACGCTTCACGCAAATCCTGATCGACCGCCAGGACGTGAGCTTCGTCGTATCCGCGCGTCTGCTCAAGAAGTCTGCCGACCAGCAGAATAAAATTCGCGAATATCTGAAGCCATTCGCCAAGTTCTACGGATCGATGAACGAGCGTATGGACGAGTATGTCCGGCTATTTCCGGTCCACCCAGACTATCTCAAGACCTTCGAGCAGATTCACTTCACCGAAAAACGTGGCGCACTCAAGACCATCGAAGCCGCAATGCAGGCCATTCTCGATCAGGATGTACCAACTGATCGGCCACAACTCATCGCCTACGAAAGCTTCTGGAATACGGTCAAGAGCAACCAGGTGCTGCGCGCCGATCCCAACATCAAGGAGGTCTTGCGCGTCTCTGAAGTGCTGGAATCTCGCATCCAGCAGGCATTCACGCGGCCGACCTACAAACCGATGGCGCTGCGCGTCGTCAACGGCCTGGCTGTGCATCGCCTGACCACCGGCGGCGACATCCACATCCCGATTGGTCCTACCGCCGCAGAGCTTCGCGATTCCCTGTGCCTGTTCCAACCTGGTGTCGGGGATATGCCCGGCGAACCGGCCGAGAACCTGCTGTCGATGGTTCAGACCGTGATGCGCGAGGTGCTGAAGACCGTCAACGGCCAGTTCATCTCCAAGGCCGCCGACACCGAGCAGTATTACCTCGATCTCAAAAAAGACGTCGACTACGACGCCCAGATCGATAAGCGCGCCGAAGCATTGTCAGACGACGCTCTGGACCGCGCCTACTATAGCGCCGTCAAGACGTTGATGGAGTGCAGCGACGATCTTCGCTACCCCGGCTTCCAGATCTGGCAATACCAGATCGAATGGCAGGAACACCGCGTCGAACGCCTGGGCTATTTGTTCTTCGGAGGCCCAAACGACCGTCCCACCGCGCAGCCCGAGCGTGATTTCTACATCTACTTCATTCAGCCCTTCGACAAGGGACAGCGCACCTACTCGCAGCAGCCGGATGAAGTGTTCTTTCGCTTGAAAGCGCTTGACGAGGGCTACAGGCGCCATCTGTCCCAATACGCTGCCTCGCTCGACCTGGGCTCCACTGCCAGTGGCGGTGCGAAGGCGGTCTATCAGTCCAAGGCGCAGGACGCCCTGCGCGCCATGAGCAAGTGGCTGCAAGAAAAGCAGCTGACCGCGTTTGAAGTCACCTATCAGGGCAAGGCCAAGACGCTGCAAGACTGGGCCAAAGGTGTCTCACTGCGCGACCGCGCGCGCCTGGGGCCTGAGGAGAGGATCAACTTCCGCGACATTGTGAACATCGTCTCGGGCCTGGTTTTGTCCCAGCACTTCGCCGACATCGCGCCCGAATATCCCAAGTTCCCGGTGCTCGTCACCGAGGCTAACCGCAAATCCCTGATTGCCAGTACGCTGCGCGCGCTGGCGGGCGGCACGCGCACCAAGGACGCTACCGCGGTCCTCGATGCCTTGGAAATGCTCGACGGCGAACGTATCGACCCGGCGAGCTCCCGCTACGCTCAGGAAGTGTTGAACCGTCTCAAGGCCAAGGGCCATGGGCAGGTGCTCAACCGCAACGAACTCGTCGCCGGTGCGACCGATGTGGAGTATTTCTCCCCGGCCAAGCACCGGCTTGAGCCCGATCTGCTGGTCGTTGTGCTGGGCGCACTGGCCTATTCCGGCGACATCGTGCTCGCGATCACCGGCGACAAGATCGACTCCGGCAAGCTCTCCTTGCTGGCAGAACGCTCGCTCGATGAACTCAAGCAGTTCAAGCACATCGAGGCGCCCAAGGAAATCAACCTCGCGGTGCTGCGTGCGCTGTTCGAGTTGCTCGATCTGCCATCTGGCCTGGCCCAGAAGGCCAGCCAAGGCGACACCGAACCGGTCATCGCATTGCAGGAAAAGATCAGCGCCCTGGTGCCGCGTGTGCTCAGGGCGGGCTCCGATCTCCAGCAGGGCAAGCTCGCCTTCTGGGGCCAGAACCTGCTGCGCGAGGAAGAAGCCAAGGATTGGTACGCGCGGCTGGATGCGCTCAAGAAATTTACAGAATCCCTGTCTCCCTACAACACCGTCGGCAAGCTCAAAAACCTGCGCACCACGCAGGAAGACATCGACATCCAGAAGAAAAATCTGGACGTGCTCGCCGGCGTCGAGCGTTTGTTGGAACTGATCGGAGAATTGGGGGGCGCCGCATCCTATCTGTCGCAGGCGGAGATGATCTTGCAGCCCGGCCACGACTGGGTGAAGCAGGCCGAAGCCGCGCGCAAAGCCCTGTTCGATAAGCTGGCGGAGGATCGCACAGCGGAACGCGCCGCCGCCATCCTCGGCGAAGGCCGTCAGACTCTCGCCGGGCTCAAGAAGGATTACGTCACCGCCTATATCGCCAGCCACAGCAAAGCGCGGCTCGGCGTCGCCGAAGAGAAGACACGCAATGCACTGCGCCGCGACGACCGCTTGTTATCGTTGCGCGTGCTGGCAGGCGTCTCGCTGATGCCCACCAGTCAGCTCACCGGCTTCGAGGACGCGCTCAACGGCCTGAAAAGCTGCTCCGCGCTGGACGAGCCGACGCTGCTCAGAACGCCGGTATGCCCCCACTGCCAGTTCCGGCCATCCGCCGAACAACTGGAACTGCTGCCTGCCGCCAGTCGCCTGAACAAGCTGGACGACGATCTGGACCAGTTGCAGGCCAACTGGCAGCAGACATTGCTGGAGAATCTGGAAGACCCGTTCACGCAGGACAGCCTGGGCCTGCTGCCGGCCGCATCGAAGGCTCTGATCGATGCCTTCCTCGCCGCGCGCAAGCTGCCGGAGCCTGTCACCACCGATTTCGCCAACGCCGTGCAGGAAGCACTGTCCGGGCTGGAGAAGATCACGGTCAAAGCAGACGAACTGCGTCAAGCCCTGCTGCAAGGAGGCTCGCCCGCCACGCCGGATGAACTGCGCAAGCGGTTCGACGCGCTCATCAGCGAGCGGGGCAAGGGCAAGGACGCAACCAAACTCCGGTTCGTGATCGAGTGA
- the brxF gene encoding BREX-3 system P-loop-containing protein BrxF: protein MTHAFALSAEVAKLPALERLIEEINDLQSKLILLVGSSGKTRLLRALARRLNAKPLNVGVTLGRRLAVTPVSDRGFSTNELLREITDGVSGDAPLLLDNLEVLFEPSLKVNPLNVIKLLAHSRPVIAVWPGEIHNDRLIYTGMGHPEHRDYSRDGVVVFETAQRQ, encoded by the coding sequence ATGACCCATGCGTTCGCACTATCGGCAGAGGTGGCCAAGCTCCCTGCGCTTGAACGGCTCATCGAGGAAATCAACGATCTCCAGAGCAAGCTGATCCTGCTCGTCGGCAGCAGCGGCAAAACGCGCCTTCTGCGCGCTTTGGCGCGCCGGTTGAACGCCAAGCCTCTCAATGTCGGCGTGACGCTCGGACGTCGCTTAGCGGTCACGCCCGTCTCTGATCGCGGTTTCTCGACGAACGAACTGCTCCGCGAAATCACTGATGGCGTGAGCGGTGACGCTCCGCTGCTGCTCGACAACCTCGAAGTGCTCTTTGAGCCTAGTCTGAAGGTCAATCCACTCAACGTCATCAAACTGCTGGCGCACTCACGTCCGGTCATCGCGGTATGGCCAGGTGAAATACACAACGATCGGCTGATTTACACCGGCATGGGACATCCCGAGCACCGCGACTACAGCCGCGACGGCGTCGTCGTCTTTGAAACGGCGCAACGTCAATAA
- a CDS encoding helix-turn-helix domain-containing protein, whose protein sequence is MMSVSGASMRHYARLSGSTAIGDDENHHLIAFLACRFLPTYASVTQNNYQQAGNPMIEQSDEILTIEEVATYLKAGRRTVYRLAANGQLPAFKLGGVWRFRRAELERWIAARIGEQDEKPKPDEGRQ, encoded by the coding sequence ATGATGAGCGTATCCGGCGCCTCCATGCGCCATTACGCTCGCCTGAGCGGATCAACCGCTATTGGCGATGACGAAAACCATCATCTTATCGCCTTTCTAGCTTGCCGATTCTTGCCAACTTATGCCAGTGTAACACAAAATAACTACCAACAAGCCGGCAATCCCATGATCGAGCAGTCCGATGAAATCCTCACCATCGAGGAAGTCGCCACCTACCTGAAAGCAGGTCGGCGCACGGTCTATCGCCTTGCGGCCAATGGCCAGCTTCCGGCGTTCAAGCTAGGCGGTGTGTGGCGCTTCCGCCGCGCCGAGCTGGAACGATGGATCGCCGCACGCATCGGTGAGCAGGATGAAAAGCCCAAGCCGGACGAGGGGAGGCAATGA
- a CDS encoding LysR family transcriptional regulator → MNFRHLRYFVAASEHGSFRKAGAALGVQESTISRRIRDLEDGLGSALFHRHSGGVCLTVAGQRLLSKAQKVLRYINEGAEIVDAVGRGTEGQLRVGIFSSLASGFLQDLLRTFAAEHPGVHVEVADGNPAEHVAAIRQFRLDIAFLTGTLEWPRCETTYLWSERVFVVLPEAHALARKEEVKWHDLAHETFIVSDVPPGQEVHDYLVQRVADLGHHPKIQAQFVGRDNLLTLVAIGSGLTVTSEATTAAHVPGICYRPIIGEVLPFNGVWSPKNDNPALRRFVSMAKTMARRQGVDL, encoded by the coding sequence ATGAACTTTCGACATCTGCGTTATTTCGTTGCGGCTTCCGAGCATGGGAGCTTCCGCAAGGCGGGCGCCGCGCTGGGCGTCCAGGAGTCCACCATCAGTCGCCGGATTCGCGACCTGGAAGACGGGCTCGGCTCGGCACTGTTTCACCGTCACAGCGGCGGTGTATGTCTGACCGTTGCCGGACAGCGGCTTTTGTCGAAAGCCCAAAAGGTTCTTCGATACATCAATGAAGGCGCGGAGATCGTGGACGCGGTGGGGCGCGGCACGGAAGGTCAATTGCGCGTCGGCATCTTCTCGTCCCTGGCATCGGGGTTCCTGCAAGATCTTCTCCGGACCTTCGCGGCAGAGCACCCTGGCGTGCATGTCGAGGTTGCCGATGGCAATCCCGCAGAGCATGTCGCCGCGATCCGGCAGTTCCGGTTGGACATCGCCTTTCTGACGGGGACGTTGGAGTGGCCCCGATGCGAGACCACCTACCTCTGGTCGGAACGTGTTTTTGTGGTGCTGCCGGAAGCACACGCCCTTGCCCGCAAGGAGGAGGTGAAGTGGCATGATCTGGCGCACGAGACCTTCATCGTCAGCGATGTGCCGCCGGGCCAGGAAGTCCATGACTATCTGGTTCAGCGGGTCGCCGATCTCGGCCATCACCCGAAGATTCAGGCGCAGTTTGTTGGGCGCGACAATCTGTTGACGCTCGTCGCGATCGGCAGCGGGCTAACGGTCACGAGCGAGGCGACGACAGCGGCCCATGTGCCGGGCATCTGCTATCGGCCGATCATCGGTGAGGTCCTTCCCTTCAACGGCGTGTGGTCGCCAAAGAACGACAATCCGGCGCTCAGGCGCTTTGTCAGCATGGCGAAGACGATGGCGCGTCGTCAGGGCGTGGATTTATGA
- a CDS encoding DUF2274 domain-containing protein, translating to MTKLKLGPITEEKPVKATLELPASLHRDLAAYAELLGRQTGQPVRDPVKLIVPMLERFIATDRGFAKARRAKPAGDASS from the coding sequence ATGACGAAATTGAAGCTCGGCCCGATCACCGAGGAAAAGCCGGTGAAGGCGACGCTGGAACTGCCCGCATCGCTTCACCGGGATCTCGCGGCATATGCCGAGCTGCTGGGAAGGCAGACCGGCCAGCCTGTGCGCGATCCCGTGAAGCTGATCGTACCGATGCTGGAGCGCTTCATCGCCACCGATCGCGGGTTCGCCAAGGCCCGACGCGCGAAGCCCGCGGGCGATGCCAGTTCATAA
- a CDS encoding TrbI/VirB10 family protein, which yields MSDIDHDNAERLDQSTPAVDASSSMRLRAEPPRVTRLSRKVLAGVAAVALVSIGGSLIYALQTRDPGKSADELYSTDNRTTADGLAGLPRDYTGPVLGPALPGDLGRPIVSAQNQGHPVVPPAMAAPGPDPEEQRRLAELEAARTSRVFFQAGPAATSATAGTNVPGFPSVGTGTQPGAETAQDRQLAFLNAPVDRRTIAADRIMAPASPYVLQAGAVISAALITGIRSDLPGQITAQVTENIYDSPTGRILVIPQGTRIIGQYDNSVQYGQSRVLLVWNRLILPNGRSIVLERQPGADTQGYAGLEDGVDYHWWDLAKAAGLSTLLSVGSELAIDDQDRLLRAIRNGGQDTINDAGQQIVRRQLNVAPTLTIRPGFPVRVIVTRDLVLEPYGG from the coding sequence ATGAGCGACATTGACCACGACAACGCCGAACGGCTGGACCAATCAACGCCCGCCGTCGATGCATCATCGTCCATGCGCCTGCGGGCAGAACCTCCGCGCGTCACCCGGCTGTCGCGCAAAGTGCTCGCCGGCGTCGCTGCGGTTGCACTCGTCAGCATCGGCGGCTCTCTCATCTACGCGCTCCAGACCCGCGATCCCGGCAAGAGCGCCGACGAACTCTATTCAACCGACAACCGCACCACGGCCGACGGCCTGGCCGGCCTGCCACGCGATTACACCGGCCCGGTCCTCGGCCCGGCGCTGCCTGGAGACCTCGGCCGCCCGATCGTCAGCGCGCAAAATCAGGGGCATCCTGTCGTGCCGCCCGCCATGGCGGCGCCGGGGCCTGATCCCGAGGAGCAACGTCGCCTAGCCGAATTGGAGGCCGCCCGCACCAGCCGCGTGTTTTTCCAGGCCGGTCCGGCCGCAACGTCGGCGACCGCCGGCACGAATGTCCCGGGATTTCCCAGCGTGGGAACCGGCACACAACCTGGTGCCGAGACCGCTCAAGATCGACAACTCGCGTTCCTCAATGCTCCCGTCGACCGCCGTACCATTGCGGCCGACCGCATCATGGCACCAGCATCGCCCTATGTTCTCCAGGCGGGCGCGGTCATCTCCGCCGCCCTCATCACCGGCATCCGCTCCGATCTGCCTGGACAAATCACCGCGCAGGTGACGGAGAACATCTACGATAGTCCGACGGGGCGCATCCTCGTCATCCCACAGGGCACGCGGATCATCGGCCAGTACGACAATAGCGTCCAATACGGGCAGAGCCGCGTGCTTCTCGTCTGGAACAGGCTCATTCTCCCGAACGGCCGGTCCATTGTGCTCGAACGACAACCCGGAGCCGATACCCAGGGCTATGCCGGTCTGGAAGACGGCGTCGATTACCATTGGTGGGATCTCGCCAAAGCGGCGGGGCTCTCGACGCTCCTGTCAGTCGGGTCCGAGCTTGCCATCGATGATCAGGACCGGCTCCTGCGCGCCATCCGCAATGGGGGCCAGGACACGATCAATGATGCCGGTCAGCAGATCGTTCGGCGCCAGCTCAACGTCGCGCCGACACTGACGATCCGGCCCGGCTTCCCTGTCCGCGTGATCGTCACCCGCGATCTCGTCCTCGAACCTTACGGAGGCTGA